CGATGATGTGTGCCGGAGGATGAACAAGTGGATATTTTTTAGGCCTGCCACTCTTCTCCATATGGTGGTCATTATGGTGGAGCTGGAACGACGACAAAattgttgagttgtggattctattagCCTACTCTTTATAAGGATGCTAGTGAGCTTGTCAAGAGTTGTGATGAATGCCAATGAGCAGggggaatctcaaagaaaaacgAAATGCCCCTCACCATCATCTTGAAGATTTACATTTtcgatgtgtggggtattgatttcatgggtccatttgtgagCTCTTACGGAAACACTTACATTCTAgtcgcggttgattatgtgtctaaaTGGGTTAAGGCCGTttctttgcccaacaatgaagcgagaagtgtggtggcatttttgaagaaaaacatctttacaagatttggtactccaagggctatcataagtgatgggggttcgCATTTTTGCAATAAGCTTTTGAcaccttactcaccaagtatggtgtcaatcactaAGTctcgaccccttatcatcctcaagcaagtggtcaagtggaagtctcaaacagggagatcaagagtattttgtcaaagacAATGAATTCCAACCAGGCggattggtcaagaaaacttgatgatACTTTTTGAGCTTataggacggcttacaaaacaccGATTGGGATGCCTCCATACCATTTGGTGTTCGGGAAACCATCTTCCGGTGTAACTTGAGCATAAGGTCATGTGGtctttgaagaagttgaaccttgaatgggatgttTCCGCCAACTTAAGAGTGACACAATTGAATGAGCTAGATGAATTTCGGTACATGCATATACAAGTTCATCCTtatacaaggagaagatgaagtacctccatgacaagCACATTCAGAATAAGGAGTttaaagaaggtgatcttgtgttaTTATTCAATTTTCGATTACAGATGT
The Nicotiana sylvestris chromosome 11, ASM39365v2, whole genome shotgun sequence DNA segment above includes these coding regions:
- the LOC138881416 gene encoding uncharacterized protein, whose amino-acid sequence is MPLTIILKIYIFDVWGIDFMGPFVSSYGNTYILVAVDYVSKWVKAVSLPNNEARSVVAFLKKNIFTRFGTPRAIISDGGSHFCNKLLTPYSPSMVSITKSRPLIILKQVVKWKSQTGRSRVFCQRQ